Genomic segment of Umezawaea sp. Da 62-37:
CTGGAACTGGATGACCGAGCGCCCGACGGACTTCCCGGAACTCGCGAACTTCCTCCCCCGCCCCGGCCGCTGGTGGCCCCGCGACCCCGGCGACGCCCAGCCCCACAGCGCCAGCTGACCGGAGCCGCTCCCGCTTCGGTCGCGTGGTCCGACGCAGCCCGGTGCTTCGTCGGCGCAACCGATGCCGGCGAAGCCAGACCTACCCCTGGCCCCCGATCCGAAGCCCGCTCTCACTTCGTGATCGTTTGTCAAGATAGCTTTATCGTCTTGACAAACGATCACGAAGTGCAAGAGACAATGGCGAAGGCGGGGGGTGGTTCGCCCCCAACCCCACCACCCCCGGTCAGTGCTCCGTCAGCACCCCGTCAGCCCTCCTGGCGACGCTGTCCCCATGACGTCATTGGTGGCAGTGTCGAGTCATCTGCCGGAGACCGTGTCCGTGGCGGACCTGCGGGAATCGTTGGGGCTCAACGACCAGCAGGTGCGGCGGTTCACCAGGCTGTACGGCCTGGACCGGATCTGCCAGGCGCCCGGTGAGTCCGAGGCGGACCTGATGATCGCCGCTGCGGGCAAGCTGGACGCCCTCATCGGCCAGGAGGAACGGGTCCGGTACGTCATCCGGGCCAAGGGCATGCGCACCACTGCTCCCTACCCGGTCAGCCCGGTGCAGGACGTGCGCGAAGCACTGGGGCTGACCCACGCCAAGACCTTCGCGGTGGCCGATCACGGCTGCGCGACGGGTCTGCTGGCGCTGGACGTGGCGGGCACGCTGCTCGCCGCCGACGGCGACCCGGACGCGATGGCGCTGATCCTCGCCGGGGACAAGACCTTCACGCCGTTCACCCAGTGGGTCGAGGACGTCTCGATCATGGGCGAGGGCGTGGCGGCGGTCCTGGTGTCGGCGAAGGGCGACCGGGACCACCTGCTCGGGTACGCGACGCGGATCCACGGCCGGGACGACGGCGTGATCGACATGACGCCGGAGGTGGCGAAGTACGCGCGCAAGATCTACCAGGACGCGCTGGAAGAGGTGATCCTCGGCGCGCTCGGCGAGGCCGGGCTCGCGCTGGCGGACATCGACCTGGTGCTGCCGCACAACGTGAACCGGGTGTCGTGGACGGTCGCGGCGAAGAACCTCGGGCTGCCCAACGACAAGTTCTTCCTGGACAACCTGGACAAGACCGGGCACTGCTTCTGCGCGGACCCCTTCATCAACTACCAGACCGTCCGCGAGCTGGGTCTGCTCAAGCCGGGCGACAAGTACCTGATGACGTCGGCCGGTCTCGGCCAGACGTTCTCCGCCGCTGTTCTCCAGCACTAGGACGCGACAATGGATGATTTCAACACCCGCCTGAAGCGGGCCGTGGTGGGCGAGCCGGACACGTCGCTGGTGTTCCTCGGCAACTTCGAGGTCGAGGAGCAGTGGGCGCGCGGGGAGCACACGCTGCCGCGCGTGTCCGCCGCGGGCGGCAGCGCCGTGGTCAACCACATGGACGAGTTCGCGCTGCTGCTGGCGGGCGAGGACGACCACGTGGTGCTCAAGACCGCGCCGGACGCCGACTACCTGGACTACCTGGTGGGCCTGGGGATCGCACTGCCGACGCTGCACGTCGTGGCCGGGCAGGACCCGCTGCGCAACGTCACGGAGGACGCGCTCGCCGACCCCGAGCTGATCGCGCGGCTGGCGGGGCTGGACGCGCACCTGACCGCGCACGGGGTGTCCGAAGTGGAGGAACGGCTCGCCGCGGCGACCGGCCTCCCGCTGGCCACGCCGGACGCGGCCACCTGCAAGGCGGTCAACAGCAAGGTCTACAGCCGTCGGGCCGCCGACGAGCTGGGGCTGCGCCAGCCGACCGGGTGGGCCTGCGACACGGTGGAGCAGCTGGAGGCGGCGTTCGCCGCCGCGGCCGGACTCGTCGAACGGGGCGAGAAGGTCGTGGTCAAGGAGGCGCTCGGCGTGTCCGGCAAGGGCATCGCCGTGCTGGAGAGCCCCCGCCGGATGGACCGGCTGTTCCGGATGATCGCCAAGCAGGTGGAGAAGTCGGGGCAGCCGCGCATCGCGTTCTGCGTGGAGAACTGGGTCGCGAAGAAGACCGACCTGAACTACCAGTTCACCGTGGGCCGCGACGGCGTGACGAACTTCGACTTCGTCAAGGAGCTCTACACCGAGGGCGGTGTCCACAAGGGACACCGGATGCCCGCCAGATTGTCCGGCAAGCAGGTGGACGAGCTGGTGCACACCGCGAGCCTGCTGGGCAAGAAGCTCGCCGCCGACGGCTACTTCGGCGTGGTCGGCGTGGACGCGATGGTCGACCCCGACGACGGGCTCTACCCGGTCGTCGAGATCAACGCGCGCAACAACATGTCCACCTACCAGGTCCCGCTCCAGGAGCGGTTCGTGGACGCCGGGCAGATCGCCTTGGCCCGGCACTACCCCCTGCGGCTCACCGGCGAGCTGGGCTTCGCCACCGTGCGCAAGGCGCTCGACGGCCTGGTGCTGGAGCAGCGCGGCGGAACCGGCCTGCTGGTCAACAACTTCGCCACGGTCAATGCGGGTTCCCGCGTCGACGGGGCGTTCGACGGACGGCTCTACGGCATCCTCGTCGGCACCTCCGACGAGCAGATCGCCGCCGTGGACGCGGAGATCACCACCCGACTGGCGGAGGAGGACCGGCGATGAGCGCTGAGTTCGAGGTCCAGGGCATTCCGATCAGGGAGATCGCGGAGGAGTTCGGCACGCCGCTCTACCTCTACGACGGCGACGAGCTGGCGTCGCGGGTGCACGGCCTCAAGGAGCACATGCACCCGAGGCTGGAGTTCTTCTTCTCCCTCAAGTCGAACCCGAACATCGGCGTGTGCTCGGTGCTGCACGGGGCGGGCGCGCGGGTCGAGTGCTCCTCGATGGCCGAGCTGCTCACGGTGCGCCGCGCGGGCGTGGCACCGGAGAACATCATCTTTCTCGGGCCCGGCAAGAGCGCGCGCGAGATCGCCGCCTGCCTGGACGAGGGCATCTACACCATCATCTGCGAGTCGTTCGGCGAACTGGCGGTCATCGACGAGCTGGCCCGCCAGCGCGGCATCGCGGCCCCGGTCGCGCTGCGGGTCAACCCCAGCTTCGCGGTCAAGGGCTCCGGCCTGACCATGGGCGGCAAGCCGCGCCAGTTCGGCATCGACGAGACGCAGGTCTTCGACAACGCCGACCTGGCGCAGCGGCACCCGAACGTGCGGCTGATGGGCGTGCAGGTCTACATGGGCACCCGCATCCTCAGCGAGGAGGCGATCGCCGAGAACACCGAGCGCATCTTCGAGCTGGCCAACCGGGTGTCCGACGTCCTCGGGTTCCCCCTGGACATGGTCGACATCGGCGGTGGCCTCGGCGTCGCCTACTTCGAGGGCGAACGCGACCTCGACCTGCCGCTGCTGGCCGCGCGGGTCAACCCGATCATCGCCGAGTTCGCCGACGCGCACCCGGAGACCAGGCTCGTCATGGAACTGGGCCGCTACCTCACCGCGACCTCCGGCACGTACGTGGTGCGGGTGGCCTACGTGAAGGAGTCGATGGGGGAGAAGTTCGCGGTCGCCGACGGCGGCACGAACCACCACATGGCCGCGGTCGGCATCGGGTCCTTCGTCAAGCGCAACTTCCCCATGCGCGTGCTCAACCGGATCGACGAGCCCGCCGACGAGAGCTGGCACGTCACCGGGCCGCTCTGCACGCCGAACGACACCCTCGGCAAGAAGATCGCCCTCCCGCCGGTGCGCCCCGGCGACCTGGTCGGCGTGCTGCGCTCCGGCGCGTACGGCCCGACCGCGTCGCCGGTGCTGTTCCTGAGCCACGGCTACCCCGCCGAGGTGCTCGTGCTGAACGGCCGCGCGCACCTCGTCCGCGAGCGCGACACCACCGAGGACCTCCTCCGCCACCAGCACCTCCCCGAGACCGCGGTCCTGGCGACGCCGGAATAGACCCGCTCCACCCCCGGAAGGAAAACGAACCATGAGTGACACGGCCGACATCCAGACGACGACTCCCGAGCGTGCCAGGATCGTCTCCGCCATCACCTCGGTGCTGGCCCAGGTGCTCGACTACGACCTGCCCGAGCTGACCGAGTCGTCCCGGCTGTTCGACGAGCTCGGCCTCGACTCGACCGGCGTCTTCGAGCTGCTGATGCAGTTGGAGGAGGCGCTGGAGGTCGAGTTCGACACCGACAACCTCGAGATGGCGCACTTCGAGACGGTGGCCTCGCTCGCCGACTTCGTCGTGGCAGAGCGGGACGC
This window contains:
- a CDS encoding 3-oxoacyl-[acyl-carrier-protein] synthase III C-terminal domain-containing protein gives rise to the protein MTSLVAVSSHLPETVSVADLRESLGLNDQQVRRFTRLYGLDRICQAPGESEADLMIAAAGKLDALIGQEERVRYVIRAKGMRTTAPYPVSPVQDVREALGLTHAKTFAVADHGCATGLLALDVAGTLLAADGDPDAMALILAGDKTFTPFTQWVEDVSIMGEGVAAVLVSAKGDRDHLLGYATRIHGRDDGVIDMTPEVAKYARKIYQDALEEVILGALGEAGLALADIDLVLPHNVNRVSWTVAAKNLGLPNDKFFLDNLDKTGHCFCADPFINYQTVRELGLLKPGDKYLMTSAGLGQTFSAAVLQH
- a CDS encoding ATP-grasp domain-containing protein is translated as MDDFNTRLKRAVVGEPDTSLVFLGNFEVEEQWARGEHTLPRVSAAGGSAVVNHMDEFALLLAGEDDHVVLKTAPDADYLDYLVGLGIALPTLHVVAGQDPLRNVTEDALADPELIARLAGLDAHLTAHGVSEVEERLAAATGLPLATPDAATCKAVNSKVYSRRAADELGLRQPTGWACDTVEQLEAAFAAAAGLVERGEKVVVKEALGVSGKGIAVLESPRRMDRLFRMIAKQVEKSGQPRIAFCVENWVAKKTDLNYQFTVGRDGVTNFDFVKELYTEGGVHKGHRMPARLSGKQVDELVHTASLLGKKLAADGYFGVVGVDAMVDPDDGLYPVVEINARNNMSTYQVPLQERFVDAGQIALARHYPLRLTGELGFATVRKALDGLVLEQRGGTGLLVNNFATVNAGSRVDGAFDGRLYGILVGTSDEQIAAVDAEITTRLAEEDRR
- a CDS encoding type III PLP-dependent enzyme; protein product: MSAEFEVQGIPIREIAEEFGTPLYLYDGDELASRVHGLKEHMHPRLEFFFSLKSNPNIGVCSVLHGAGARVECSSMAELLTVRRAGVAPENIIFLGPGKSAREIAACLDEGIYTIICESFGELAVIDELARQRGIAAPVALRVNPSFAVKGSGLTMGGKPRQFGIDETQVFDNADLAQRHPNVRLMGVQVYMGTRILSEEAIAENTERIFELANRVSDVLGFPLDMVDIGGGLGVAYFEGERDLDLPLLAARVNPIIAEFADAHPETRLVMELGRYLTATSGTYVVRVAYVKESMGEKFAVADGGTNHHMAAVGIGSFVKRNFPMRVLNRIDEPADESWHVTGPLCTPNDTLGKKIALPPVRPGDLVGVLRSGAYGPTASPVLFLSHGYPAEVLVLNGRAHLVRERDTTEDLLRHQHLPETAVLATPE
- a CDS encoding acyl carrier protein gives rise to the protein MSDTADIQTTTPERARIVSAITSVLAQVLDYDLPELTESSRLFDELGLDSTGVFELLMQLEEALEVEFDTDNLEMAHFETVASLADFVVAERDA